The DNA segment GATGGTTTTCGGAGCGGATATTGATTTCAGGATTCAGCGAGACGATAATTAAGAGCATCTTGAAGGGGGGATAAATATTCAAATGCTAAATAATAAGGTCGCAATTATAACAGGCGGGACGGGCGCTCTCGGAAAAGGAGTGCTTTCGGTATTCCTCGAACTCGGCGCAAATGTTTTCAGCACTTACAGGAGCGATAAAGAATTAGCCGAGTGCGCGGATTTGAAGGAAAAACACGGGGACAGGGTCCAGTTCTTTAAAGCCGACGTGACCAGTGCGGCGGACGTATCTCAACTGGTCACAAAAACCCTGGAGACATTCTCGCGTATAGACGCCCTTGTTAACATAGTTGGCGGTTTTTCGCAGGCTCCGATTTCGGAGACGGATGAGGAGGCGTGGGATAAGATGATGAACTTGAACCTGAAGACGGCTTTTCTCTGCTCGAAAGCTGTCCTGTCTCGGATGATGGAGAGCGGAGGGGGCAGGATAGTAAATATCGCCTCGCGCCCCGCGCTCAAAGGATCGGCCGGGATGGGTGCGTACGGAGCCTCAAAAGCGGGTGTTTTAAACCTGACTCAGTCGATGGCCGATGAGCTCAGGGAGCACAACATAAACGTGAACGCCATAGTTCCGGGCACCATAGACACCCCCGCAAACAGGAAAAGTATGCCGGACGCCGACCATTCGAAATGGGTCGCTCCCGAAGATATAGGCAGGGTAATCGCATTTCTTTGCTCGGACGGCGCAAGGGCCGTGAGCGGCGCCGCTGTGCCTGTTTACGGGAGGTCCTGAATTGGGCAGGGGTCGGGCGGAATCCGGCGAGATATACAGTTAACGAGCCACCGTATCAGGCAGATTACAGACTAGCCGATGGCATTTCTTCAAATATCGTGTCAAGTAAACGCCTGCCTGGCTCAGAGGCGGTCTTGATGTCATCCCGGGATATCTCGACGTTGTTTAGATACTGAAGCCTCAGTACGTCACCGTCTCTGTATTCGGGAATGACGCAACCGTAAAAGAATCCCAGCTTCCGCGCCCGGGACGCCACATGACCTGCTCCCTTTTGACTGAGGGGGAGATCGATGTATATGCAGTCGAACCTCTCGAGTGTTAAGTGCTTTAGCTGGAATCTGATTTCGTCCAGGGTTTTTCCGCCGATCTTCTCGATCTGAATAAGCGCCTGGTTGTGGTCGTGGCGTATAGAGACTGTGGTGCGCCCCTTCTGTCTGCTCCTCAGAACGGAATCTTCGTCTTCGGTAAATATATTTCTTTTAAAACCGATTCTTTCGTAAATTGTCTCGATTGACTCCTTATATGCTTCGGGTATGTATGCATTCGCGGGCCTACTCGAGGAAACCGGTGTGAACATGAGCGCGACCGACTGCCGCCTCGGTTTTTCATTATCAGTTATATTCTGAAAAGTAACACTGCCCGGACTGTATCCAAGAAGAAATCCGGTTTCTCTCCCTCCGAGCTCGATACTGCCCTTCTGGCTGTAAGGATGAACTGTTACGTCTTCGGCGTAAATACCGACCAAGTTTTTTTGTGACACATAGTCAATCAAATAGTTTTTCATCTTCTGGAATACGCCTCTTCCCCTGTAGCGCGGGTCAACAACGGCTTCCCCCGACTCGGCCACTTTGGCGCCCGCCTTGCTGAAGACGAACCCCACATGGCCTATGAGTTCATTCTTGCTGTTGTATGCGGCGCACGAAGTCATAATTCCGGACCTAAGGCGAGCTTCAATCCTTTCAGGATAGTACATAAACTCGTTGGCGTATGTGTAGCCGTAGCATTTATAGACCAGGCGGACAAGCTCGTTGATCTTCGCCGGGTCGAACATTCCTATCGCTATTTTTTCGTCGGCGCGGGCTTTCTTTGCTCTAAGATGCCCGTGATGCTCCGAGATGTCCATTTCCTCCCGGATGTCTGATGC comes from the Deltaproteobacteria bacterium genome and includes:
- a CDS encoding SDR family NAD(P)-dependent oxidoreductase: MLNNKVAIITGGTGALGKGVLSVFLELGANVFSTYRSDKELAECADLKEKHGDRVQFFKADVTSAADVSQLVTKTLETFSRIDALVNIVGGFSQAPISETDEEAWDKMMNLNLKTAFLCSKAVLSRMMESGGGRIVNIASRPALKGSAGMGAYGASKAGVLNLTQSMADELREHNINVNAIVPGTIDTPANRKSMPDADHSKWVAPEDIGRVIAFLCSDGARAVSGAAVPVYGRS
- a CDS encoding GNAT family N-acetyltransferase, which produces MNRKIEARLENQHDLEIARVRILPEKSNLNALIGMVTDITRASGIARKDALNLDKVLDDIFHNIVKHGFDGDTSRPIDVSISKRLHSLVVAVEDKGLPFDYEKLERGEEKRFKSFMSKHYADEVHFYSLGPGGNRTEIVKNLPASDIREEMDISEHHGHLRAKKARADEKIAIGMFDPAKINELVRLVYKCYGYTYANEFMYYPERIEARLRSGIMTSCAAYNSKNELIGHVGFVFSKAGAKVAESGEAVVDPRYRGRGVFQKMKNYLIDYVSQKNLVGIYAEDVTVHPYSQKGSIELGGRETGFLLGYSPGSVTFQNITDNEKPRRQSVALMFTPVSSSRPANAYIPEAYKESIETIYERIGFKRNIFTEDEDSVLRSRQKGRTTVSIRHDHNQALIQIEKIGGKTLDEIRFQLKHLTLERFDCIYIDLPLSQKGAGHVASRARKLGFFYGCVIPEYRDGDVLRLQYLNNVEISRDDIKTASEPGRRLLDTIFEEMPSASL